TTTCTGCAGTGAAGTGATCTGACATACGCCATGCCACACCAGCTTGCACACCTAGTAGCTCACCCGATTGCTTATAGCTACCGTAACCATCACCTTTACTGTCTGCGATCATGTAACCTACATGCGCACCAATAAATGGATTAATGGTTTTATCTGCACGGAAAATATAATCCGCACTGACTAAATGAAGCGATACATCGGTATCAATGGCTTTTTTGTCATTATGATCAGACTCACCACTCATTTTCTGGTAGCTATAGTAAATACGACCTTTTCCACCTGCGGTATAAAAACCAATATCAGCGCCAAATAAACCACTTGCGTCAGGTGATTGCAGTTTGTCTGCTCCAGCATTCACATCAAGGCTTAAGTCAGCCATACCGCCAGTGATACCAACGAAGTAATGCATGGTATCGTCAAATTTAGGGGCTTCTTCAGCCAATGAAGCATCATTTTCTTCTGTCACAACAGGTGTTAATACCAAAGGCTCACTTGGGGTATATGCCGCTGTTTGTGATGTTGATTGTTCTGCTGCAAAAGAGGTTGAAGAGAAAATAGCACTCAGCAGTAGGGTCGCAAGCAATGTCTTGTTCATAAAACGATCCATTTCATCCTGTTTTATTGTAATGAAGCTTCAAGCGACTGTTTGTGCTCAAGCCTGTCTTTATTCCAATCAAGGTGCTGATTATACCCAAGCCACTTCAAGTTACTAGGTTCAGCGAGAATATCTTGGTTTGTAGGCAAGGAGATGATTTGAAGAGGAAAAATAAAACAAGTGATTTAAGTGGTGTAGAAAGCCAACGACACCATTTAATATTGATAGCATTACGCCTCTTTTAACCAATTCAAGGCATCAATAGCATCGTCAAAATAACGCACTTCACCTGACATAAACCAATTGCCAATTTTAGCACCGAGCTCTTGCCAATGTTTATTGCCATAAAGTGCAACTTTGCGAAAACTTTTGCCATGCTTTAAACCCAGTTTAAGATCATCCCAAGCAGCATGGAGATCCCAGCCGTCGCAAGCCGTACCATCAAAATATACATCAACCACAGGCTTATCGATACCTTCCAGTGCCGTATCAATTTCAGGTGTGATCATCTGATAATCTTGATGAGTTAACTTACCTGTTGCCTTTATCTCAACAAAGAATTTGCCATCGTTATTATCAATTTCAATTTGAATACCGTGAGACTTTGTCATGTCATCATCTCCTTGTTCACTTGCTAGCTGTATTTAGATAAAAGTTATTGATTGTTCTAGTATAGAACTTACAACTCTCCCAATTTTTCGATAGCAATATTGATGAAAAATGACTCTACATCGTTACAGGTTGACATAATGTGAAAGGTTTTTATCCCAATAGGGTGTCTCACCGATATACTCTTTAAAGAAACTTATTGCAGCCACTATTTTCTTCGGCAAATGCTTACGACTTGGGTATACCGCATAGAAGTGCATTCCTTGATTGGCCTCCCAATCATTGAGTAATTGGATCAGCTTTCCAGTTTTAAACTCATCGGTTAAAAGATAAGTGGCAAGATAGGCAATGCCCCACCCTGAAACACAGGCATCACGTACCGCTTCAGCTAAATCAACCCGATAATTGCCTGATACTGTGACACACAAGCCTTCTTGATCACGTATAAACGACCAAGTGCCGTGATTCACCTGCCTATTTTGGTAAACCAAACAATTATGCTCTTGCAAATCACGAGGATGAGTGGGCGCGGAATGATGCATAAGATATTCAGGCGATGCTGCAACGATAAAACGGGTATCCGCTAAACGCTGGGCAACATAACCTTCTGGAATGTTTTCAACATTGGTGATCCACAGATCGAGTCCCTCTTCGACCATATTAGCGCGATGATCAAATAGGCTGACTTCGACATGAAGATCTGGGAACTGACGACGAAAATGTTCAATGGCAGGGATAATATGCATAGTGCCGAAAGACTGTGATAATCCCAAACGAAGTGTACCTGATACCTCATCGCGGATGTCAGCCATCATGGCATCTGCATCTAATACAGCAGATACTACCTGCTCACAAAACTTGGCATATTCAATACCTTCATCAGTTAAGGTAAAGCTACGTGTCGTGCGTTGCACTAACTTCACTTGTAACTCTGCTTCTAATAAGCTCAGTTGCTTACTGACATGTGATGTTGATACTCCGAGTTTGTGTGCAGTCGATGTAAAGTTACCGCTATTAACCAAAGTATGAAAAATTGCCATTCGTCCGGCACGATCTTGAAGCACTGCAGCTACCTACCTATTACCTGTCTATCCCACTCTCTCTGCTAGTGTACTGTAGAACACAAACGAACTCGCCATTATTCCTATAACAGATGTCAATTATTACTCAACAGCAAAAGTAATTTCACAAAACATACAATTATCATCTTAAGAGAAATAATTATAATCACTTCATCGTTAGAAATTAGATTGGAGTTTGGTTGTGAGTTGGTTATTTCTTTTATTAGGTGTGTTAGCAGAAGCGACGTCACACGTTGCACTTAAATCTGCAAATGGTTTTACCAACCCATTACCAACAGCCGTTGTCATTCTTGGGCATATCACTGCCTTTCTATTTCTATCACAAGCAATGAAAAGTATTCCAGTAGGCATTGTCCATGCGTCTTGGGCTGGGCTTGCCATTATTCTCGTTACCACGCTTTCAAGCGTTATTTATAACCAACATATCGACACTAAAGTTTGGATTGGGATGATAATTGTTGCAGTGGGTCTTGCGGTTATGAATTTATCAGGCGCTGCACACCACCACTAAACATCCCATATATACGGGGTTTATTATGAATCAGCAACGAGCAGAAAATTTATATTACTACTTACGTAAACAAAATAGTTCTCAAAAAGAAATTAACGTAGTAATTAAACAATTAAGTGAAAATTACGGTATTAATTTATCCGATCTTGATCGTCGTTATCGCTCACGCATCGGATATTCACCAAACCGATATGATATTAATACTTACGGTACCGCAGGTTCACGTACAATGAATCAAACTCGTGGTATGCAAAAAACACATTAATTATTTCCTACCTCACATCGTCACTAATAAAAATATTAGTGACGATGTTCTCATAACTACTTTTCTATACCCAAAGAACTTCAAGATGCAGTGTTCAGCGAGACGAACTTAGTTCTCAGGCGCGGCAACGATTCGAAGATATAGTGGTTCTACATTGAGAATCGTTAACAAAGTCTGAGAGCTAAGGACGCCCGCCCTTTGGGAGCGTGTCACTGAATAAGCCACCTTGAAGTCACTTGGGTTTATAACATTATTTCTGATTTCTATTATTGCAATATCTTATATTTACCCGCCATTTTTTTGACGCTAGTGTTTAA
The genomic region above belongs to Photobacterium leiognathi and contains:
- a CDS encoding outer membrane beta-barrel protein; translated protein: MNKTLLATLLLSAIFSSTSFAAEQSTSQTAAYTPSEPLVLTPVVTEENDASLAEEAPKFDDTMHYFVGITGGMADLSLDVNAGADKLQSPDASGLFGADIGFYTAGGKGRIYYSYQKMSGESDHNDKKAIDTDVSLHLVSADYIFRADKTINPFIGAHVGYMIADSKGDGYGSYKQSGELLGVQAGVAWRMSDHFTAEMGARHSATQSKEQEAWSGIKILNPI
- a CDS encoding STAS/SEC14 domain-containing protein — translated: MTKSHGIQIEIDNNDGKFFVEIKATGKLTHQDYQMITPEIDTALEGIDKPVVDVYFDGTACDGWDLHAAWDDLKLGLKHGKSFRKVALYGNKHWQELGAKIGNWFMSGEVRYFDDAIDALNWLKEA
- a CDS encoding LysR family transcriptional regulator, whose product is MLQDRAGRMAIFHTLVNSGNFTSTAHKLGVSTSHVSKQLSLLEAELQVKLVQRTTRSFTLTDEGIEYAKFCEQVVSAVLDADAMMADIRDEVSGTLRLGLSQSFGTMHIIPAIEHFRRQFPDLHVEVSLFDHRANMVEEGLDLWITNVENIPEGYVAQRLADTRFIVAASPEYLMHHSAPTHPRDLQEHNCLVYQNRQVNHGTWSFIRDQEGLCVTVSGNYRVDLAEAVRDACVSGWGIAYLATYLLTDEFKTGKLIQLLNDWEANQGMHFYAVYPSRKHLPKKIVAAISFFKEYIGETPYWDKNLSHYVNL
- a CDS encoding DMT family transporter, which encodes MSWLFLLLGVLAEATSHVALKSANGFTNPLPTAVVILGHITAFLFLSQAMKSIPVGIVHASWAGLAIILVTTLSSVIYNQHIDTKVWIGMIIVAVGLAVMNLSGAAHHH